The following proteins come from a genomic window of Plutella xylostella chromosome 22, ilPluXylo3.1, whole genome shotgun sequence:
- the LOC105382105 gene encoding tubulin alpha-1 chain translates to MRECISIHVGQAGVQMGVACWQLYCLEHGIRPDGTLPQGSTDHCVVDSCFNTFFSEADRGKMVPRVVMVDLEETVIDEVRTGEYRQLYHPEQLITGKEDAANNYARGHYSTGKEILEPVMERIRKLADQCTGLQGFFVFHSFGGGTGSGFTSLLMRNLSDAFGKKSKLEFAIYPAPQVSTAVVEPYNAVLTTHATIDHSDCAFMVDNEAIYDICRRRLSIERPTYVNLNRLISQVVSSITASLRFDGALNVDLTEFQTNLVPYPRIHFPLAAYAPVVSADKAYHEGMSVSEITAELFEPQNQMVKCDPRDGKYMACCLLYRGDVVPKDVNAAIASMKGRAGIRFVDWCPTGFKVGINYQPPSVVVGGDLAQVKRAASMLSNTTAIAEAWGKLDHKFDLMYSKRAFVHWYVGEGMEEGEFSEAREDLAALERDYDEVAIETADLQASESQHDTYPRN, encoded by the exons ATG AGGGAGTGCATATCCATCCACGTGGGGCAAGCCGGCGTGCAGATGGGCGTGGCGTGCTGGCAGCTGTACTGCCTTGAGCACGGCATTCGGCCTGATGGAACCCTGCCCCAGGGTAGTACCGACCACTGCGTTGTGGACTCGTGTTTCAACACGTTCTTCTCGGAAGCGGATCGAGGGAAGATGGTGCCGAGGGTTGTGATGGTGGATTTGGAGGAGACGGTTATTG ACGAAGTCCGAACAGGCGAATACCGGCAGCTGTACCACCCGGAACAGCTGATCACGGGCAAGGAGGACGCGGCCAACAACTACGCGCGCGGACACTACTCCACCGGCAAGGAGATCCTTGAGCCGGTGATGGAGAGGATCAGGAAGCTGGCTGACCAGTGCACTGGGCTGCAG GGCTTCTTCGTGTTCCACTCGTTCGGTGGCGGCACGGGCTCGGGGTTCACGTCACTGCTGATGAGGAACCTCTCCGACGCGTTCGGCAAGAAGAGCAAGCTCGAGTTTGCTATATATCCCGCGCCACAG GTGTCCACAGCAGTGGTAGAACCCTACAACGCGGTGCTGACGACGCACGCCACCATCGACCACTCGGACTGCGCGTTCATGGTCGACAACGAGGCCATCTACGACATCTGCCGGCGGCGGCTGTCCATTGAGAGGCCTACCTATGTGAACCTGAACAGGCTAATCTCACAG GTGGTATCTTCCATCACGGCGTCCCTGCGGTTCGACGGCGCCCTGAATGTGGACCTAACGGAGTTCCAGACCAACCTGGTGCCGTACCCGCGCATACACTTCCCCCTCGCCGCCTACGCGCCCGTCGTGTCGGCTGATAAG GCATACCACGAAGGCATGTCAGTATCAGAGATCACGGCGGAACTGTTCGAGCCCCAGAACCAGATGGTGAAGTGCGACCCGCGAGACGGGAAGTACATGGCGTGCTGCCTGCTGTACCGAGGAGATGTGGTGCCTAAGGACGTGAACGCGGCTATCGCGTCGATGAAGGGACGCGCTGGCATCAGATTTGTGGACTGGTGTCCTACGGGCTTTAAG GTGGGCATAAACTACCAGCCGCCCTCCGTGGTGGTGGGCGGGGACCTGGCACAGGTGAAGCGCGCCGCGTCCATGCTGTCCAACACCACCGCCATCGCCGAGGCGTGGGGCAAGCTCGACCACAAGTTCGACCTCATGTACTCTAAGCGGGCGTTTGTTCATTG GTATGTCGGCGAGGGTATG